From the genome of Brassica oleracea var. oleracea cultivar TO1000 chromosome C4, BOL, whole genome shotgun sequence:
GACGATACTTTCATTACAAGATACAAATTCAATACAAGATTATATTTTAAAGACAATGACACAAGAAAACAACAAACACAACACCACTTCCGTGACTCATAATACACAAGAATACAAGACACTCATTACAAGATAAAAAGACCAAACAAGTGTGTTGATAATAGAAGATCAAACAAGAGTCCGTGAGTGAATAATACACAAGGATACAAAAGTTTGTGATACACTAGCATAAAAAACGTGAGTGACGACAATGACACATCTTCACTAGGCCGATCATACAAAACGTTACTGCTCCCACAAGCACTTTTATGCCTTTGTCCTGTCCTGCATATCAGCAGCATACACTCATATCATACAAACCCAGAAATCACAGTCTCATAGTTTCGTTACAAAGCCTATATACAAGGATATAATCTATTAATCTCAAGCAAACCGTACTGGTCTTGTTTTATTTTCCACCTAAGTGATGTGATCAAACTTCTACCATTGTCATGTAATATAATTTTGACTAAAAACCAATTGAGTTTTACAGATAACATTAAATAACGAAACCTGATGGATCATGGGTAACACAATGAACCAATACTACTAAAGTCAACCAATAGAGAGAAGAAAAGAGGGTACAAACCTTGAGCTGGAGAAATCGCAAGCTCCTTAGCTTTCTTTAGAGTCAACCAGGGGCTTGTAATTTCTCTCATAACTGTATCACAACAACAAGACTCTCATCAGTTACAAGATTTTTTAGAGACAAATTCTATTAGGCTAATACACACACGATCTACAAGCACCGTATATATCATTCAAATCGAAGAAAGTACTAATCTTTCTAACAGTATCTATGGTCTAAACCAGAACCCAATGAATCGAAGCAAAGACCAGTCATTTATCGGAAAAAAAAAAAATCAAAAAAGTGGAATCGTGAATCAGAGGAAACGAAAGAGAGATTAGAGATGAATCAGATACAAACCTGGAGAGAGAGAGGTTGATTTGGTAGCTGAAGAAACAAAAGAAGAGTGCTAAAAACTCAGCGGAGAAGCCCAGAGGAGAAGGAGACGACGACAGAAGACGGAGAGAAAAAAAAAATTGAAACTTCGTGGTTTTCCGACACGTGTTCTAAAAACCTCTATCTAAATCGGTTCTCAAACTCTCCTATTAAGGATCGACTACTCCCATTTTAATTATTTTTGATTTAATTAAATTACTGATTTTCTTAAAAACTAATGATGGTCTTAGCGGAATATAAGAACCCGTCTCTTAACTTTTAACTAAAAAAAAGTTAAAAACAGGTTCTTAAAACTCTTATTTAAGAACCGATTCTTAGTTTTTTTTTAGTTAAAAGTTAAGATACGAGTTTTTATATTCTGTTAAGAACCCACCCTAAGAACCTCCCAATAATCATGCTCTTAGTCGAGATATCCAATGCGGGTTGGAGACTGACTTATTAACGTTAAAATTTACACATCGTTTAGAAAAGGAGAACAATAAAGAGAAGCAGAGTAATCGACTTTTTAGCAGGGAACAAACTCACTGAAATTGCCAGGATGAAAACATAAAACACTCCATTGACTTGAATTCACACAAATAGAAGCAGAAGCAAAAAAAAAAGACATAGGAGGACACATTTTAAAATCACGTGCCCAATTTAGACATAATAGTAACCACTTTTTTGTTTTGTTTTGTGTGGCTAAACTCAAACGTTGGCAGCACTTCTGAAGGATCCGAGGGATTTGGAACCAGAAGCTCTTAGAACGAATTGGTGATAAAATGCAGCTATGGCAGCTCCAATAAATGGTCCCACCCAGAATATCCACTGTAATGAAATGAGACCAAAAGTATTCAGTTATATTTTCCATTTAAAAAATATAACGATTGTTTAGAGAGACAGAAGAAACATACATGGTCATTCCACGGCTTGGACTCGTTGAAGATAACCGCAGCTCCGAAACTCCTGGCCGGGTTAATCCCGGTTCCGGTGATTGGAATAGTGGCCAAGTGTACCATGAACACCGCAAACCCAATCGGAAGTGGTGCCAACACCTTTCATGTATAACCACAAATTAATTACTCAGTTATAACATGTTAAACTAACCATCTTATATTATTGGAACTAGTTGATAATAAATACTTACGGGAACGTGAGAGTCTCGTGCGTTTCTTTTGGGATCTGTAGCGGAGAACACCGTGTAGACCAAAACGAATGTTCCGATGATCTCTGCCGCGAGTCCAGTCCCTGTGCTGTATCCGTCTGCTAGAGAGTTTGCTCCTCCACCGTAACGGACATAGTAAGAGCTTTGGAAAGCTTTGACGAAACCAACTCCACAAATAGCACCCAAACACTGAGCCACCATGTATAGCACCGCTCTAATCAACGATACCTTCCGTGCCAAGAACAAGCCGAACGTCACCGCCGGGTTTATGTGACCACCTTCATAAAGTTTTGGGGTCAGTTTCAAATAAACAAGAAATTTATAAAAGATGTGAACCGATATGAGCCGGACCGGTTTGTTATATTATTACCTGAGATACCGGCGGTGCAGTAGACAAGGATGAAGATCATGCCACCGAAGGCCCATGAGATGCCGAGGATTCCGACGCCTCCGCACTCATCACCTCCGGCCTTAGTGTCGGAGGAAATCTTGTAGCCGATGACAGTCAAAACAGTGACATACAAGAAGAGGAGAGTGGCTACGAACTCGGCTATGACGGCTCTGTACAAAGACCACTTAGTCAGCTCCTCCGCATCGAAAAACGGAGTTGGCGGCGGATCTTCGTAGTCCCTCGCCGCGAATCCCTCTGCTCCTTCCACGTCTTTAGCCATATCGTATTATTATAGGTAATGGATGTTTCTTCTTAGGAACTATTTTACTTCTGGTTGAGAATAAGCTAGAGCAAATGGTTCTTTATATAGAGTTAGCTCTTGATTTGTGCTACTGAGCGTATATCTGACACTTTTTTATCAACACATTTCAAATGTTATTTTGATGATATTTTGTAAGGAAATAAAATTCGGTAATTTCTTTTTATTGGATGCATTTTTGGTAGCAAAATTGACCTTGACTATTTAATGAAGAAAATAGTAATAATCTTTCTAGATTTAGTCATCAGTATTCACATAAAACGAATTGTGATTTGAGCCCATAGAGTGCATAAAATTCTATTAGCTAATTCTATATTTGCATGTAACATATAGTTTGTTTAACCTTTAGTCAACACTAAAAACAGGAAATAAATTATATCTTTCTCATGCGGTAACATTTCCAAATAACTCCATTGTTTCTACTGAGACATCAACGTCCCATAGTAACGTCATTAAATTTGGTTAAAATGCGACCGTTGACAAACCAAGCAACAACCAATATTAAAACGTGAGCAATTTACTAGAGCGATGAACATAAACAATTGCGATATATAAATTATAAATTGCATATTGTTATACAAAACATAGCTGACCTGTAAGCTAGCTGTACCAACATTCATAATTGCATTGCTACTTTAAAGTTTTTGACAAATATTAAAATATCATTTGTAAGCATGAAAAAGTATTTGTCTCCATCGTATCAAAATATTCGCGTGTGTTCCTACCGTTTCTAGCACATTCTGGACTACTCTTGCATCTTTTTCATGCTTACACTAGTAAATATATCGCAAGCGAATATTTTTTTTATAATGAAATTAGACTAATCTTGAATCATTTTTTGTGTTATAAAGCATAAACATGTAGTTTGAACCTAAACTTTATTTGTGCAATAAGCTGCAGAATGTAAACATAAAACGAACAACTAGTGTTAATTTTGTCACAGAACACTACATCAGTAATTATGACTCTATGATGCATTCACTATATGTATATTCACACATGCGTAAATCAGTGTATTTTTTGTTATCGTGGATTCATTGTCAGCAAATGTATATTACTTCGTCCAATAAAAGCAGAGGGACGTCGCTAAAACGATAAGGTTATGCAACATGGCAAAACAACAGCCACGAAAACCACAATACGCCACATTCCTTTTGTCCGTGTTCACGTTTATGTATTTTAATTTCATTTTCAATAAATAATTTGTGAACTGTATAATTTTGTGGGCGAATCTCTCAAAAAAATCCAAAAATGTTTTCAGATCAAAAGGATACTTTTGCATTTTTGAAAATATTACTAAAATTATTATTTAAAATTTTGATTATATATATTTTTAATCCTAAACTCATTCCCAATCTAAATTTTAAGTATAAATTAGTTAATTCTATTAGTGTTTTTAACTTTTTTACTGAAACTTATTTTCATCATTTTTCTCATTGTATATTATATTTTTGATAAACAAAAAAATTGTCCTATCCTAAAATATTTCTCTAATTCATTTTCTTACGGCAATACATATATTACATATGCAAATTATGGACGTAAGAAAATTGCAATTGGAATTGAGGATAGAGGGAGAGTGATAGGAAATGATTATTGACGGCTTGTGGGTCTCACTACGTGGCGCGACAAGAGTGGTTAAGTGGAACCGACGGCTGGACTGAGTTGGAGTTAATCGGACGGTGCCGATGTATTTGTCGGAGCTTTTGGACGGTTTCTCATGCTCAGTGAACCCCACCTTCCACGTCACCTACCCCAGTTCCATTAGATTTCGACCTTAGTGGAAACAGAACCACTAAAACGACGCCGTACCTTCTATCCTGTCCATGTAATAATTATTTATTGTAATGGTAGGGTTAGGTTAAACATATATGTAATAATTTATGCTTTATATGTGGCTATTTAGCTTTTTTCAAGAGAGTATTGTAGATACAAGATTAAAGTAGCAATTGAAAGATGTTAGAATATACATATCACAAGTCTCACCCTTAATCAACCTTATCTAGCTATATAAAAGTTTTCCACTTATAACATTATGACACCCTAATTAAAACCAAATGTTCAAAAACTTTGCTAACGTCTGCAATTTGATAAGATTTATTTACTATTTTTATGTGCAAAAGAGTGACAGTTTATATTATTCTAGGGGGAGGACAAGGCTCATGACATATGGACAAGGGGAAAGAAAATATAGCCGCATATAGTATATTAACGTCGGTCCAAATGAAAGCTACGTTTAGGTGTGGGGCGGCGAGGCTAAGTTAATTTAACCATAAAACTCCATTATCTACCATAATTTAAGAATTAAGAGGTCGCTGTTCTTACAACCATTCTTCTACATTATCCAAACCTCAAGTAAATTCAGATTAAGTTTATAAGATTAGTAACACTAACTAAAGCCAAAAATAAACTTGAGTTATAACTTCGTTAACAAAAACATATTCAAATACAATCATTTTGATATGACAAATACTAATTTAGATGAAAAGATAACATATGGATCCACAACAATTTAATTTATAGGACTGTTTACTTAAATATATTATGAAAATCCGAATTATGATAACAAATGCATATAATGGAATATATTACGCAATACTGTATTGTTAATTATGAAGCAATGATTAGATTGGTTATATCATGACAGCTTGCTAGGTAATTAATTAGTGGAAGCTAGTTTCCACAAAAATAATCATAATCGTCACATACATTTCTATGATCAGTTCAATGAAACGAATAATTGGATAACCATTAACCTGCCACGGAAAACATTATTTGTAAACTAATACGCACACCTTACAATTATTAACATGTATATACAGAAGTAATCAGAGCATTCACTACGAACTCACTCTATATAAACAACCTTCCTTTATCCCTCCACAATCACAAAACAAGAACAATAACCAAAAACACATTTTCTTGATATATTAAAATATTAAATGGCGAAAGAGGTGGAAGGAGCAGAGGGATTCGCTTCGAGGGACTACGAAGACCCGCCGCCAACTCCGTTTTTCGATGCGGAGGAGCTGACCAAGTGGTCTTTGTACAGAGCCGTCATCGCCGAGTTCGTAGCCACTCTCCTCTTCTTGTATGTCACTGTTTTGACTGTCATCGGCTACAAGATTTCCTCCGACACTAAGGCCGGAGGTGATGAGTGCGGAGGCGTCGGAATCCTCGGCATCTCATGGGCCTTCGGTGGCATGATTTTCATCCTTGTCTACTGCACCGCCGGTATCTCAGGTATTAAGATAACAAACCGGTCCGGTTCATATCGGTTTATACTTTTAATAAAAACGTAGTCTTTGGTTTCTTGTTTATTTGAAATTGACCCCAAAACTTTGTGAAGGTGGTCACATAAACCCTGCGGTGACGTTCGGCTTGTTCTTGGCAAGGAAGGTATCGTTGGTTAGAGCGGTGCTATACATGGTGGCTCAGTGTTTGGGTGCGATTTGTGGAGTTGGTTTCGTCAAAGCGTTCCAAAGCGCTTACTACGTACGTTACGGTGGAGGAGCAAACTCTCTAGCCGATGGATACAGCACAGGGACTGGACTCGCTGCAGAGATCATTGGAACATTCGTCCTGGTCTACACTGTTTTCTCCGCTACAGATCCCAAAAGAAATGCCCGAGACTCCCACGTTCCCGTAAGTATTTATCATCAGTTACTTCCAGTTACAAATATAGTTAAGTGAACTTATGATATAACTAATTAATTTGTGGTTATGAATTATGAAATAAAAGGTGTTGGCGCCACTCCCAATTGGATTTGCCGTGTTCATGGTACACTTGGCCACTATTCCAATCACCGGAACCGGGATTAACCCGGCCAGGAGTTTCGGAGCTGCAGTTATCTACAACGAGTCCAAGCCGTGGGATGACCACGTATGTTCTAATCAAACTATTGTTATATTTTTTTTAGTGGGATAATAGTACTGAATATTTTTTGGTCTCATTTGATAACAGTGGATTTTCTGGGTGGGACCATTCATCGGAGCTGCCATAGCTGCATTTTATCACCAATTCGTCCTAAGGGCCTCTGGTTCCAAGTCCCTCGGTTCCTTCAGAAGTGCGGCCAACGTTTAAATTTAGCCACACAACACAAAATAGCAATTACAAAATGATTGTTATTATGTATGTACAAAATTGGCAACTTTGGTTTTAAAATCTATGCTCTGTTTTATTCCTTTTGTCTTTCCTAATTTCTAGCTTCATTGTGGGATATGTGAATGTTTGTGTACTCGGGAAAAACAATCAATGAAATCAAATTGTTTTTGCCTTGTTTAACTTTTTTTTTACTACCATCAACATTTTCAAAAATAAAATGTTAGAAGTACTACAATTTCAGATAAAATCAACAAATGGTTCAACACTTGATGAACGTATAGGTTTCATTTGATTCACGTTAGCCTCTATGGTATGAAGAGGAGTAAGACATATCAAACGAACTGAACGTAATAATCTCCAGTTGGATGACGCTAGTCTAATGTGCGTGAAAGTGAACACTTTTTATGTTGACATTCCCATTCACTATTTCTACAAGCAATTAGATTTTGTAATGGTTCATACAATTATGTGCCTTTTTCTTAAATATACAAAGGTCATCTTCTAAAATAACAAAATGAAAAAAAATAATAATAAGATGGACACACAAGTTTGGAGCGATTTAAAATATAATTAAAAGCCGCTAAAGTTCTTCAATCTACAAGTCGATTATCCAAATGCAGCTCAAGACCAAAATAAGGGTGTAAGATCATCTTCAACAGCCACTTACTCTTCATAATTTGAGGGATTTTCTTTCAAAACAAATATGATGTTCACATGGCTTCCTTTCAAAACTAATATGATATTGTCCCAGTGATTAAATTAACTGGAACCACCCACCTTGCTGATCAAATCTCAAAGATACAAATCTTCTGGTCCCTTTTATCAAGACAAATCCAATTCCACACACTTCTGGTCAAGGTGAGATAATCACGTTTTCCTTTTCTTGAACCAACCCAGTAAAGTCCTGAGGTAAGAAAGGTAGAGTCATTTGAATTATTTTCATCATAAACTCTATCTTGATTAATTCCAAAATCTTCTCTCTTTGTATTTTCTCTTAAGCCGAGTTTTATGCTTTCTAGGTTTTAAGAAGTTGTAATCTATTAAATCCCCTCCCCCTATGTACCTTTTTATTCACCGTGAAACAACACTTGTCCTCTCTTTACATAGTTTGAGACATGTATACCTTATTAGTTCAATATAAGCTTGTGTTTACTACAAGTATCACACAATTTGTATGATACACATTGATCCACTCTTCATCTCACATAATCCCAAAAATCACTGGGCTGATTATTTTTTTTTGGTAAATTCACTGGGCTGATTTAGTTTGAGTAGCTCAAACTTTTAGCCACCCTTGCTTTTGCTTTTGAGATCCTACAAAACTTGTGATAGTCCTGAGCTTGTATCACTGTCCAGCTGGATTTTATGTCTGCGCATCTTGATGGCTCGTTGTTGGATTTCCCTCCTTAAGCCCAAAACTAATCAAATCATAATCAAGCCTTAATCCAAGAATCAAGAAAAACAAAGAGAGAAAATATTTGTAAGAGAGAGTTTCCAAAAACAAAATCTTTGTAGTAAACCCTTTCCTAAATATTAAGAGTCTTCTTCTTAAATTTTCTAGTTGTCTAATACCATCTTCATCTCATCGATATTGGATAATTTTCCCAACAGCACTTAACAATTAGGTCACCGGATAGAGAAGACATGGTATTGACGGTACCTGAAGACGGTAACCCGACATCGAAAGGACCATGGTTTACTCTCAAAGAAGGCTCTAAGTACACTCTTGTATTTACTTTCCGTGTGACCAACAACATTGTGTCCGGCCTCCGGAACAGCAANNNNNNNNNNNNNNNNNNNNNNNNNNNNNNNNNNNNNNNNNNNNNNNNNNNNNNNNNNNNNNNNNNNNNNNNNNNNNNNNNNTGGTTTTTAAGAGGAGACAGTGAAACGTTGAGTGTTGTTCCTTCGTAATCCACCCAAACCTGAATAGGTTGCCCACTCACGAGTTTCATGTCTATCTTCCGACCTTCTTTGTCTGAGTAATAAGAAGCGTTAGCAGATTGCACAGACACTGCTCTGTTCACATCAATCCCGACATGATTATCATTGATGTCGAGCACATCTAGAGCTTTAGATATATCAAGCTCAACAGCCAATGTCGAAGCAGATTCATTTGCGTTGAAAAGCCCGAAGTATCGAGATGGTTCGGCGCCTACGAAATCAGTGGAATGAGACACAAAAAACGCCATGCCATGGCTACTCACTTCAGTTACACGGACCAGTGCGCAAACAAAATGCGTCGAGAAGGAGATTGGTTCAGATGGATTGAACTCAATAGGCTGCTTAAAGAAAGCACGACCTATTTGTGTTGTTGTGGCATTCGTCAGTTGCAGGACATCTTTTTTTGGAAGGATTCTTGCACCACCCTGAAGGTGAATACGGTCTCCTTGGTCG
Proteins encoded in this window:
- the LOC106342548 gene encoding aquaporin PIP2-2-like gives rise to the protein MAKDVEGAEGFAARDYEDPPPTPFFDAEELTKWSLYRAVIAEFVATLLFLYVTVLTVIGYKISSDTKAGGDECGGVGILGISWAFGGMIFILVYCTAGISGGHINPAVTFGLFLARKVSLIRAVLYMVAQCLGAICGVGFVKAFQSSYYVRYGGGANSLADGYSTGTGLAAEIIGTFVLVYTVFSATDPKRNARDSHVPVLAPLPIGFAVFMVHLATIPITGTGINPARSFGAAVIFNESKPWNDHWIFWVGPFIGAAIAAFYHQFVLRASGSKSLGSFRSAANV
- the LOC106342882 gene encoding aquaporin PIP2-2-like, translated to MAKEVEGAEGFASRDYEDPPPTPFFDAEELTKWSLYRAVIAEFVATLLFLYVTVLTVIGYKISSDTKAGGDECGGVGILGISWAFGGMIFILVYCTAGISGGHINPAVTFGLFLARKVSLVRAVLYMVAQCLGAICGVGFVKAFQSAYYVRYGGGANSLADGYSTGTGLAAEIIGTFVLVYTVFSATDPKRNARDSHVPVLAPLPIGFAVFMVHLATIPITGTGINPARSFGAAVIYNESKPWDDHWIFWVGPFIGAAIAAFYHQFVLRASGSKSLGSFRSAANV